A DNA window from Brassica napus cultivar Da-Ae chromosome C1, Da-Ae, whole genome shotgun sequence contains the following coding sequences:
- the LOC106370247 gene encoding receptor-like protein kinase HAIKU2 encodes MFRQLFIVRLLFLLPLASSSSNHKRELKNLLKLKSTFQETEPNHVFATWTHRKPTCEFSGITCNSGGNVVEINLESQSLNNGDNNNTSNLPFDSICDLKFLEKLVLGNNSLSGKILKNLRSCKRLRYLDLGNNNFSGEFPAIDSLRLLEFLSLNASGISGRFPWKSLKSLKRLSFLSVGDNRFDPHPFPGEILNLRALSWLYMSNISITGEIPEGVKNLVLLQNLEISDNRISGEIPKGIVQLINLKRFEVYNNSLNGKLPLGFGNLTNLKYFDASNNSLEGDLSELRSLKNLVSLGLYENRLTGVIPREFGDFKSLAALSLYRNKLTGKLPEKLGSWTGFSYIDVSENFLEGHIPPDMCKKGAMTHLLMLQNRFTGQFPESYAECTTLIRIRVSNNSLSGVVPYGIWGLPRLQLLDLASNRFEGPLTDDIGNAKSLGSLDLSSNRFSGSIPSQISGADSLVSVNIRMNKFSGQVPDSFGKLKELSSLYLDENSLSGDIPESLGLCVSLVYLNLAGNSLSGRIPESLGSLRLLNSLNLSGNRLTGLIPVALSTLKLSLLDLSNNELAGSVPESLISGRFVGNSGLCSSKISYLQPCTGPRGYNGTTKHLSTLEICYITAAVLVLFLLFCYVIYKVKKGRSNRTAQKKNDCLVSSFRLLNLNEMEVIDEIKPENLIGRGGHGDVYKVTLRNGETLAVKHILGTDTCNREFEAEVATLSNVKHINVVKLFCSITSEDSKLLVYEFMTNGSLWEQLHERRGDQEIGWRVRQAIALGAAKGLEYLHHGLDQPVIHRDVKSSNILLDEEWRPRIADFGLAKIIQPDSVQRDVSSSIVEGTLGYIAPEYAYTTKVNEKSDVYSFGVVLMELVTGKKPMEVEFGENRDIVSWVLSRSKEMEKEKMMELIDPVIEYEYKEDALKVLTIGLLCTGKSPQVRPFMKSVVRMLETTGTSYDKSNGEASHGVSDSVEITEGL; translated from the exons ATGTTCCGACAACTATTTATCGTCCGCCTTCTCTTTCTACTACCCCTCGCTTCATCGAGCTCCAACCATAAAAGAGAACTCAAGAATCTCCTCAAACTAAAATCCACATTTCAAGAAACAGAACCAAACCACGTCTTCGCCACCTGGACTCACCGGAAACCAACTTGTGAGTTCTCCGGAATCACATGCAACTCCGGCGGAAACGTCGTCGAGATCAACCTCGAAAGCCAGAGTCTAAACAACGGAGATAATAACAATACTTCCAATCTTCCTTTCGACTCAATCTGCGACTTAAAGTTTCTCGAGAAGCTAGTTCTTGGAAACAACTCCTTAAGCGGCAAGATTCTCAAGAATCTCAGGAGCTGTAAGCGTCTGAGATACTTAGACCTCGGAAACAACAACTTCTCAGGCGAGTTTCCGGCGATCGATTCTTTACGGTTACTAGAGTTTTTAAGCTTAAACGCCTCAGGAATCTCCGGGAGATTCCCATGGAAGTCTCTGAAAAGCTTGAAGAGGTTGAGTTTCTTGAGCGTTGGGGATAACCGGTTCGATCCTCATCCATTTCCAGGAGAGATCCTAAATCTCAGAGCTTTGAGTTGGCTTTACATGAGCAACATCAGCATCACCGGTGAGATTCCAGAGGGAGTCAAGAACCTTGTTCTCTTACAAAACCTTGAGATCTCTGATAACAGAATCTCCGGTGAGATTCCTAAGGGAATAGTTCAGCTTATAAACCTAAAGCGGTTTGAGGTTTACAACAATTCCTTGAATGGCAAGTTACCATTAGGGTTTGGGAATTTGACGAATCTGAAGTACTTTGATGCATCTAACAACTCATTAGAAGGTGATTTGTCAGAGCTAAGGTCCTTAAAGAACCTTGTATCTCTCGGCTTGTACGAAAACCGACTCACCGGTGTGATCCCAAGAGAGTTTGGAGATTTCAAGAGTTTAGCTGCTTTGTCTCTTTACAGAAACAAGCTCACAGGGAAGCTACCGGAGAAACTCGGATCTTGGACTGGTTTTAGTTACATAGACGTGTCTGAGAACTTCTTGGAAGGTCACATCCCTCCTGATATGTGCAAGAAAGGCGCAATGACGCATCTTCTGATGTTGCAGAACAGGTTCACAGGACAGTTTCCTGAGAGCTATGCTGAATGCACGACTCTGATACGTATCCGTGTAAGCAACAACTCTCTCTCTGGTGTGGTTCCTTATGGGATTTGGGGTTTGCCTAGACTCCAGCTTCTTGATCTTGCTTCTAACCGTTTCGAAGGACCTTTAACTGATGATATCGGTAATGCCAAGTCTCTTGGCTCTTTAGACTTGAGCAGCAATAGGTTCTCAGGTTCTATCCCGTCTCAGATATCAGGAGCTGACTCGCTGGTGTCGGTTAATATTCGTATGAACAAGTTTTCAGGGCAAGTTCCTGACTCTTTTGGAAAGCTTAAGGAGCTTTCAAGTCTTTATCTTGACGAGAATAGCCTATCCGGTGATATACCAGAGTCATTAGGCTTGTGTGTATCTTTGGTTTATCTAAACCTAGCTGGAAACTCACTCTCTGGGAGAATCCCTGAAAGTTTAGGATCTTTACGGTTATTGAACTCTCTTAACCTGTCAGGAAACAGACTAACCGGATTGATTCCGGTTGCTTTATCAACCCTTAAGCTAAGCTTACTTGACTTATCCAACAATGAGTTAGCCGGTTCTGTTCCTGAATCACTCATAAGTGGGAGATTTGTAGGAAACTCAGGTCTATGCAGTTCAAAGATATCATATCTTCAGCCATGCACAGGACCTCGAGGTTACAATGGGACAACAAAACACTTGTCTACACTGGAGATCTGTTATATCACCGCTGCGGTACTTGTTCTGTTTCTTTTATTCTGTTACGTGATCTACAAGGTAAAGAAAGGTAGGTCAAATCGCACGGCTCAGAAGAAGAACGACTGCCTAGTCAGCTCCTTCCGGTTACTAAACTTGAATGAAATGGAAGTCATCGATGAAATCAAGCCAGAGAATCTCATAGGCAGAGGCGGTCACGGGGATGTCTACAAAGTAACCCTAAGGAACGGCGAAACCCTAGCTGTTAAGCACATCTTGGGAACAGATACTTGTAACCGAGAATTTGAGGCAGAAGTTGCAACGTTGAGCAATGTAAAACACATAAACGTTGTGAAGTTGTTCTGCAGCATAACGAGTGAGGATAGTAAGTTACTTGTCTATGAGTTCATGACTAATGGAAGTTTGTGGGAGCAGTTGCACGAGCGGCGTGGTGATCAAGAGATTGGTTGGCGTGTGAGACAAGCAATAGCTTTGGGAGCTGCTAAAGGGTTGGAGTATCTGCACCATGGATTAGACCAGCCTGTGATACATCGTGACGTGAAGTCTAGTAATATATTGCTTGATGAGGAGTGGAGACCAAGGATTGCTGATTTTGGATTGGCTAAAATCATTCAGCCTGATTCGGTTCAACGAGATGTGTCTTCTTCTATCGTTGAAGGAACTCTCGGCTACATTGCCCCCG AATATGCATACACAACTAAAGTGAATGAGAAGAGCGATGTTTACAGTTTTGGGGTGGTGCTAATGGAGTTGGTGACTGGGAAGAAGCCAATGGAGGTTGAGTTCGGTGAGAACAGAGACATTGTCTCGTGGGTTTTGAGCAGGAGCAAGGAGAtggagaaagagaagatgatggAACTAATCGACCCGGTCATAGAATATGAATACAAGGAGGATGCTCTTAAAGTATTGACTATTGGTTTGTTATGTACTGGCAAGTCTCCTCAGGTTAGACCGTTTATGAAATCTGTGGTTCGTATGCTGGAGACAACAGGGACTTCTTACGACAAAAGCAACGGAGAAGCAAGTCATGGTGTGAGTGATAGTGTTGAGATTACTGAAGGTTTATAG
- the LOC106371317 gene encoding uncharacterized protein LOC106371317 — MDPCSFVRIILGNLTVRFPATSPSSSSSEPSVSGINPSTPNCYCKIRFKNFPRQIASVPVMFRTESESETRSSGNISTVAACFSLSKAQIQVALKKPNWSVLSIETYSRVGDGVSGASCGLASGSEKLLGRFEVSIDLKSAETKTCLAHNGWVALRRSQRGGKSGSDPELHVTVRVEPDPRFVFQFDGEPECSPQVFQVQGNTKQAVFTCKFGARSSNSGDRNQLGSSSMRSEKEQPSKERKGWSVTVHDLSGSPVAMASMVTPFVPSPGSNRVNRSSPGAWLILRPDGCTWKPWGRLEAWRESGYSSDALGYRFELFQDGIATAVSTSSSVGLKNGGSFVIDVTGGNTTAASTPTTSPQGSWDLGSGSSAGSRPASRPGSGSGSDFGYLLPQHPAQSRGFVMSASVEGVGKRSKPEVEVGVTHVTCTEDAAAHVALAAAVDLSLDACRLFSQKLRKELRQQSQLGVV; from the coding sequence ATGGATCCGTGCTCTTTCGTACGGATCATACTCGGTAACTTGACCGTTAGGTTTCCGGCGACGTCTccgtcttcttcatcatccgAACCGTCTGTTTCCGGGATCAACCCTTCTACTCCTAACTGCTACTGCAAAATCAGATTCAAGAACTTCCCTCGCCAGATCGCTTCTGTTCCGGTCATGTTCCGAACCGAATCTGAATCCGAGACTCGCTCCTCCGGTAACATCTCCACCGTCGCTGCTTGCTTCAGTCTTAGCAAAGCTCAGATCCAGGTGGCACTTAAGAAGCCTAATTGGAGCGTCCTCTCAATCGAGACTTACTCGCGCGTCGGCGATGGCGTTAGCGGCGCGTCGTGTGGACTCGCTTCGGGGAGTGAGAAGTTGCTCGGTAGATTCGAGGTTTCGATTGATTTAAAATCTGCGGAGACTAAAACGTGTTTGGCGCACAACGGATGGGTTGCTTTGAGGAGGTCTCAGAGAGGGGGAAAGTCAGGATCCGATCCGGAGCTCCACGTGACCGTGCGGGTTGAACCCGACCCGAGATTCGTGTTTCAGTTCGACGGCGAGCCGGAGTGCAGCCCTCAGGTTTTCCAAGTGCAAGGGAACACGAAACAAGCCGTCTTCACTTGCAAGTTCGGCGCGAGGAGCTCCAACTCCGGCGATCGGAATCAGTTAGGCAGTTCTTCGATGAGATCGGAGAAAGAGCAACCGTCGAAAGAGAGGAAAGGCTGGTCCGTAACTGTCCACGATCTCTCCGGCTCACCCGTAGCGATGGCCTCTATGGTAACACCTTTCGTACCGTCTCCCGGTTCGAACCGCGTGAACCGGTCGAGTCCCGGCGCGTGGCTCATTCTCCGACCCGACGGTTGCACGTGGAAGCCGTGGGGGAGATTAGAGGCGTGGCGTGAATCCGGTTACTCCTCCGACGCGCTAGGTTACCGTTTCGAGCTCTTCCAAGACGGAATCGCCACTGCGGTTTCCACATCGTCGTCTGTCGGCTTGAAAAATGGCGGGAGTTTTGTTATTGATGTCACCGGCGGGAACACCACGGCGGCTTCTACGCCGACTACGAGTCCTCAGGGAAGCTGGGATCTCGGGTCCGGATCCAGCGCCGGGTCGAGACCTGCATCGAGGCCAGGATCAGGATCCGGGTCGGATTTTGGGTATCTGCTGCCGCAGCATCCGGCGCAGAGCCGAGGGTTCGTGATGTCGGCTTCGGTGGAAGGAGTGGGGAAACGGAGTAAACCCGAGGTGGAAGTTGGTGTGACGCACGTGACTTGCACGGAGGATGCAGCAGCGCACGTGGCGTTGGCTGCGGCGGTGGATCTGAGTTTGGACGCTTGCAGGCTGTTCTCTCAGAAGCTAAGGAAAGAGCTGAGACAGCAAAGCCAGCTTGGTGTCGTTTGA